CACCTTTTAGTATCTAGAATTTCCTAGTAAAATAAGGGCTGTGCTGACGATGGGCAGAAACAGATATAATCATTCAAATACTAAAACAAAAGATTGTCTGCTGTGAATCTGCCTGCTTGTCGGTAACTCTGCTGTGAATCTGCCTGCTTGTTGGTAGCTTGCATTAGCCAGgcaacagaacaaacacacaTCAGTTCCAGAAAAGGCCTGAATATACAGACAAAACAATATTCAttatctgtgttttctgttctggAAACGTGTGTAGTGGTGGCATTGTctggtttgtgtgtttttttagcagaaggaactgttattattattattattattattattattattattattattattattattattattattattattagtattagtattattattattattattattattattattatttgtttctctaactattattttaaaataaattctctcTGTAGTGCTGTAGTTGTAATGTAGTGTGTGTCCATATTGTATACATGAACATTAATAATATCCTATAAAAAGAATAGTATCATATTCTATCAATAAGTTTTTGACTTTGAAGAAGATAATTAAGATACACGTGATATTATTGGCTTTAATGTAGAAGACAAACTTAAAGAAAGTAAACATGATTGATTTAATGTAAAGTGCAtgtcaaaaaaaatgttttgatttgattttgatATAAAATTAATTAGATCACATGGGGTACAAACACAGTAGTTTGATGTAGTAATTTTGctatgtatataataataataataataataataataataataataataataataataataataataataatagttattatatGAATTgattcagatttgttttttttagagcaCTGCATTTTACAGCCTCCTACTCATCTGCCTTAACTACACTGTAACCATGATATTGTAATCTTCTATAATAATGAACAGCAGTTCATTCAGGCAAACTGGCCATTTTAATCATACTGCTTATGCACTGAGAATCTTTGTCAATGCTACGCTTAACGACAATAAATGACAGGTCCTGGAACGCTTTGATCTGCTAAGTAAAGCTGCTGGCGTCAAGAATATAATTGCGATCTGTTAGAAGTTGTCTAAATAAGGCATGTGTTACAATTATTAACAATCATGCATTTATAATAAATGCACCACCCTTACAGATGTATGTACCTCGCCAgcttgtttatttaatgtttaacaaTATAAGAAGTGACAATACCTGATGCTTAAAGAGGTTATaacatgtaattgttttgtgttatttgaatTTTTCTGTCGATAACCAGAAAACTAGCAAGTTGACTGAGACCTGATATCCAGAAGCTGGACTGTATAGCCTTACCCACTACAAGGAGAACAAAGGGTAGACATACAGCAGGTGATCCTTAATCTCTGGTCCTCCTGTGTTGGATATGATTTCTTAAATATTGTGCAATCCCATTTATATGATCTTGAACTGAACCAGTTGCACAGCACAGGCTAGTGACCAAAATATTCCTGTAATGTGGTGAAAGACAACTTGTTGAATTTAAGGGTGTTTCCATAATAATGTATAGACTTTacgttttgtatttatttactggggAGGGTGGGGTTCCTTGTCTTCCTTTCTTTACAGAGTGATGTTTTAGCACCTGGTGATGTGGCCTCTTGCAGTCTGCTAAATATTTTATCACTGATTTTAAGGTCATGACAAAATCTGATTTAGCCAGTTGTTATTAAATATTCTTAGAGAGAGGAATGCATTCTGCTGGACAGTGGTCTCCCACAGAAACAGGCAATTAGAATGATCGTACTTCGTTCTGAAGACCACCAGTATGGATCTGTGTGAAATCCACAGTTTTCACATCAGAGTTAGGGCTGGTTCAGTATTTTCAACATTTTCTCATACTCCTTTTTCAGCCCCTAGCTCCCCCACCCAGGTGAATCTATAGCACAATTATCAAGATTTTTACAAATTGGAAAAGATGCACAGGATACATAGTGCAAACCCCCTCCACCGTCATATGTTTTGTACATTTGTGAACATGTTGAATGTGTTCAACAACCCCTTGAAAATGTGTACATAAAAAAgtgttaaattataaaatatattcttcTTTGCTTTTTGTCCCATTAATTGGTCATTGTGTCTTGTCTCTAAGACAAAGCTTTGAATGTTTTTTCAAGGTATTAAATCTTACATCTGCATTTCTAGGATTATGATGTATGCACTTAGCTAGTTTTTACAACACCTCCTACATGGTACTACATTATGAGGGAATTATTTCTCAGGAACACCCAACAAGCAAAACTTTGAAATTCAAAACAGCTGAGTCATAGTGTAATACCAAGGGAAAGCTACAGACAAGGGCAAAGTTTGACAATGTTTTGGACCAATTTAAATAtgcaatataaattaaatatgcaATATATTGGAACACTATGTTGAGGTATGTTTCAGTATATTGAAAAACATATATCCTATATCTTAGAACagcaaaactatatatttttaaatatatagtttaaatatattgcagtatattgTAATGTAGTATTactaaaatatattgcaatatattagaacaaacattttttaaaaagcaattgcaCAAAGCAGTATGAGACCTTACCTTATTTAAACTCTTATTTAATAAACAATGTATTACATTTGAATCACTGTCCACATGGTGGCACTGTTGCTAAGGCTACTGAACAGTTCTGCtttcatttttggattaaaaTGAAGCCCAAGATGTACAGTATAATTGGCAGGATAATGAAGCCTGTATATGTTAATAATCTTGAGATTGCTCGTACATGAACATGCAGCAAACTGGAACATCTTATAATGCAATAGAATAAAATTAACTTAACCCGAGCTGAAATTACTTTATGTAcgtatgtatttaatgtattttcatgCAGTATGTCATACACACACTTCAAAAGAGCAAATGGCTACAAGATACATCCCCAAGTCCATTAAGTCAGTCACAAAGTTTGCTGGAATTAGTGGAATTCTGAATTGCAGTGCATATAAATGTCACAAGATGTCATATGCGCCTGTAATAACTGACAGCacaggaatatcccctagaaagtgtcctgaggacatccgatgattcttaatggttaggtttagggttaggtatttgGTTTCAGGTTAAGTTTAACGgcaggggttgcttaaggttgggttagggacagggtggcttgatttcgtagagttgTCGAgatctggaagtgaaaggtgggagtgcttagcaaatgccctagaatcatctgatgccctcaggacactttctaggggatattcctttacgctgcATAATAACTGCAAGCTGATTGGTAATTTTAAGTTACCGTACCACTCTGAAAGCAATTTTCAGTTCGCAATtctcaagtgttttttttcctgctgcTAGCATTTTACCAGAAACACCTATGGAATTAGTCATTTCAACAACAGCTTACTGTAAATACAGGATGATTAATAAACTATAGCCATAGCAACTTTCAGTGTTGATATACTTGTGGACTTTGTGGTCATGTATGTGAAATCTGCCCCATGATTAATAACATGTTTAGCTTCACACTATAGCGCtattcagttttacattttattctcCATGTTGTGGTAACAGGTGCTGTATACCTATAAAAAACTGGGTCTGACCAAGGAGAATAAATACCTACTAATGTTTTATGACTGCAATCATACACATAAGTAATATAACCCAATGTCTCCAGCATATTGTTGCATATCCTATTATGTGCAACGTTTAGTAAAACGGTTAGGCATAATTAGTATACAGAGTGCATCTCTACTCTACTGCTATGCATTATTTTCCAGTAGGCCTAATTTGTTCACTTGACCTTCATCAGTGctactaatgtaaaaaaaaaagaactaagaATGCACTAAATAATACTAttattaatacaatataatataatgtaatataaaaggaagttagaaaggccaagagagggatagaaatgagcattgctaagggggctaaaaccaattccaaaatatttttccggtattataacagcaaaagaacattcaaggaggcggtaaaatgtctaagagatacaaatggcaaaaacatagatgaagaaaaaaaaaatagcaaatatattaaatgattacttttcacaagtttttacaaaggaggatacaaggtttaaaaggcatgtcgtatgcagacaggctaaaataattgaatctattcagtcttgaacaaagaagactacgcggcgatctgattcaagcattcagaattctaaaaggtattggcaatgtcgacccaagggactttttcgacctgaaaaaagaaacaaggaccaggggtcacaaatggagattagataaaggggcattcagaacagaaaataggaggcacttttttacacagagaattgtaggagtctggaaccaactccccagtaatgttgttgaagctgacagcctgGGATCCTCCAGGAAGCTgatgatgagattctgagatcaataagctactaacaaccaaatgagcaagatgggccgaatggcctcctctcgtttgtaaactttcttatgttcttatattcttaatactgtataatataatatagaatTTATAAAAAGTCAATTATAACAGTGAAACAAGGTATATctgtaagtatatatatatataaaatcctttCAGAAAATAGGAGTACATTTCACAGACTGGagtaaaagcttttaaaaatacttttttttattttcaagctTGCAAAAATGACTATTGTGGGAAATACATTTCCATTAAGATTTAGTGTAGGAAATGTAGgtaaaacattttgcatttgtgtaGTCTGTTTGTGTAGTTACTGTATTAATGAATGCCATTCCCCTAGCTCTGACGAGCCAATAGGAGAGCTTTATGTATGCATTCGGAATAGCTGTTCTAAAGACCCTCTCTTCAGTTAATCTCACAGAATGCAGTTATTGTCCTGTTTCCCAATCAAACTGTTGTGTCAGTTTGTTGCTATTGAAGGGGGCTGTCAATCAAACATGGTGCACTAGGCTCTATTTTGATGAGTCAGAACTGCTAAGCCCTTCACAGCAGTTGTTTCAACTTACAACAAAAGTTTGAACTAATGCTGTCTTTCAGTCTGGCATTGCTGAGTGGGCAGAGGTTGTGCACATGCTGCATTTACTGGGGGGCCTGGCACTATAAAAATACTAAAGGGTGGCTTGTCCCTGACATTCACTTTGGATCTGTCCACTTCAGAACGTAAGTACTTTTGTGGTATGAAATAAATTAACACTGCAATAACTGATCTGCTTATCTGATATATTGCTAGTTACCACTATTTGAAGTAGAATGTCATAAATCCCTGAATATTATATATATCATGGACTTAAGAACAAGTGAAAAAgatgcctatttaaaaaaaaaaaatccattgaaaACCCCCAAAGAGTTGTCTTACCTTAACATTACTTTAATACAACAATCACTGTATTATACAGTAATTCAACAcaagttttcattacaattatttgagatagatagatggatattGAGATagatatggtgggagaatgaggAGGTTTAGGAAAGTACAGTTAATTTAGATTACAAAGTATGCTCGTTCTTTTTCAAATACAGAAGGATCACTGACAGGAGCAAAAATGACCACACAACAGATGGAACAAACAGGACAGTGGAAAATCACTGTATGGGAGGAGGAGAACTTCCAGGGAAAACGCTGTGAGTTCATGATGGAGTGTCAAAACATCATGGAGAGAGGATTTCACAAGATTCGCTCCGTCAAGGTGGAAAACGGCCCGTAAGTCTGTCTTTCCATCTCAGTGAAATCACAGGCTCTAACCTGATGTGTAGAAAGTCAAAAGAAAAGTTGCATGCATTTTCTTTctatttgttactgtatgttgAAAACTTTCTAGATAGTATTCAGATACGTATTGCATTGAGGGATTTTAATACTTATTACCTTTTGATATTAGAGTAAATACTGGTAGAAAATGTTCGGATAAGtgggtactgtactgtagtcTGGATTTGTCACATTTTACTTCTCGCCAAATGTGAATAGGGGAATGAGCAATATTAGGCCCTCTATCAGGATATAtgtaatatacaataataattgtatattattaatattgaccTTCCAGCTGGGTAGGATTTGAATATCCTGAGTACCTGGGCCAACAGTTCATTCTGGAGAAAGGTGACTATCCTCGCTGGGAGGCTTGGAGCGGGAACAGCGGTTACAGAactgaacacatgctgtccttcCGACCAATCCGCTGTGCTGTAAGTGTGTCAAAGAACAATAGGTTTGAAAATGAGCATTACTTTGAAGTAAGTGTTaaggcaaaggcacattttaaGAGGGATACAATTACTAACAAGAAACCACTCACAACaacaatttaaatgtaaatgcaatTATGAGCATATAACGCAGAATAATATTTTAACAGCTTTTTACTGtgggttaatttatttatttatttattgttttgcaaCCACTTGTAAAATTTGTTGCTGAGTTCTAATCCATATGTATTCATAAAATCATACTCATTAGTGCACTGCAAATGTTTCCTTCAGTACTTTTTCTATTGTTGTAGCTGTGCAAAGCATTGTGTGGTTCTCACCTCTTACAGACCTTTTTATTAGTCTGTGTGACTGTATTAAGAACAAAGTCAAACAGGAAAGCTGAAACTAAACATCTAGCCCTGAGCATAGCTCAAAGCTTCTATCACATGCTAGAGCTAACAATGGATACAACTCAGTATATGAGCAACATCCACTCTGTTTAATGGAATCAAAAAcagtccagtaaaaaaaaaaaaatatatatatatatatatatatatatatatatatatatatatatatatatatatatatatatatatatatattcaaatgttaTTTCAAGCTGCTTACTGATGTATTTGCTTCCATATGAAATAAATCTGGATTGAGATTTATTTTTGGGAACAGACCAgaaaggttattttatttgggaTGTTGCTCTGCATTCAGTTTTCTAACATTAACTATACAAATGATAAGAATGCATGGTCTTCAGTAGTAACAACATACTTTCCCTTTGCTTCTCTTTAGAACCACAGTGACAGCAAGGTGACTCTGTATGACTGTGAGGATTTCCAGGGTCGCAAGTTTGAAATGTGTGATGATTACCCTTCTCTGCAAGCCATGGGATGGTGCAGCAAGGAGGTTCCTTCCATTAAAGTCAACTCGGGGTCGTAAGTGTTATCACATTATTATGTTGAATACATTAAGAGGTTTTAATGATACTTTTAGCTATGGCAGACATGGTACAGGGGGAACTAACTTACTAGAGTCAAACCTGTATTTATAGCCACCTGAGCTAAGTGGTCAACTGCCATAGCAGCCAGTAAACTCCAGAACAGATTAACTTTTCAATGCATGTGAATGGCAGAGGCCCCTTGAATAAGCAGCCATGTCTCTTCAGTTAAATCATATTTCACTGTGGTTCATTTATTATCATAAAAGTTGCTCATCAAAGGTAGCAACTGTCCACATAGGGCTAAGTTGAAACAAGCAAGCTCAAGGTGAATTTGATCCTTCAGAAGGTACAGGTTATTGCATTAACACACGAACATTCTTAAAAGGGTAATTTTGTAAATGTACTCAGTACCAGGAAGGCATTTTGGTTCACAGGTATTTTACaggtatattttctttttgtttttttacagttggGTAGCTTACCAGTACCCAGGATACCGTGGATACCAATACAtcctggagagagacagacacaatgGAGAGTACAGAAACTACAATGAGTACAGCACCCAGGCTCACACCAACCAAATCCAATCAATTCGCAGAATCCAGCACTAAATCCGACTCATACTGCTCCTGACAacaattgtgtatttacaatggCATGAAATGTACTACAATAGGAAATAAAACCATTATTCAAACTATGGAAAAGAGTGCTCGTGACCAttccttgctttcagatagtttCTTTTcaaagtgtacagctatggcatcacctagaattttaggaatgagacataataataattaaaaaaataataataatttagatattttatttaacataatgtaatgaaagaaactgcaaaatgatattgcaatgtctaccagaagccataatagtggtacagtactgtaaataacaGTCAAATCACAGTATGGGAtagattatatactgtatatatatatatatatatatatatatatatatatatatatatatatagaactacATTTGAAACAAGCAGCATAATGATGAAAATTCAAACAGaacattacagtacattagaGGCATATATGACATATTGTGTAGCTCTTAGTGATCTTTATTCTATTGGTATATATGTTTTTGATTTACATCTATGCATGTGGAGGACAGAGCTGGATTGTTAATTCActataagaaaaaacaaaatataattataaaattTTTTTATGTTATGATAAAATATATGATGTAATATATTCCAGTTCATAATATTCAGGAAGACATTTTCAATATGCTTTGtactgaaaattattattattattattattattattattattattattattattattattattattattattattatttttgttactttttttctgtaactCAATGTCATTTTTTGTTTACCTCAATAAATACTTTTACAAACTTTGAGAACACAATGTAATCCTGACTGAAAACAATGACACTGGGTTACTATAAACTACATGTTCTAAAATAACAGCCTGACCGCATAATAGTTGTTTGACTTTGCAGATAATTTTCAATGGAGTgcaaataaactgtagaaaaagtaaaaataataatataaaaagcctTCTGCAGGTACAGTGATATCAGGTATGTTCTTCAACAACTAACGGGAGTCCACATGCACAATTCCTAACCATGGTTAGACTACAAGTCCATTGTATTGATCTGCTGTGGTGTCCAACAACATGACTTGGCCCTTGGTTACTGGCTATCACTGATGTTGAAAGAGCCCAGTACCTTatgaaggaacagatttacatttGCATGAGCAATACAAAACCCTGATACTGTGGGTTACGCCAGGAAGCTGCTTAAGCAGTGGTAAAAGTGTATTCATAGGTAGACAGGCGAATTTGAAAAAGAAGTGCCACTTCCCAGTGGTTAATTGAGGAAATGCACAAAGGAAACCTGgagcaactatatatatatatatatatatatatatatatatatatatatatatatatatat
The Acipenser ruthenus chromosome 10, fAciRut3.2 maternal haplotype, whole genome shotgun sequence DNA segment above includes these coding regions:
- the LOC117413403 gene encoding beta-crystallin A2-like; its protein translation is MTTQQMEQTGQWKITVWEEENFQGKRCEFMMECQNIMERGFHKIRSVKVENGPWVGFEYPEYLGQQFILEKGDYPRWEAWSGNSGYRTEHMLSFRPIRCANHSDSKVTLYDCEDFQGRKFEMCDDYPSLQAMGWCSKEVPSIKVNSGSWVAYQYPGYRGYQYILERDRHNGEYRNYNEYSTQAHTNQIQSIRRIQH